In one window of Gossypium hirsutum isolate 1008001.06 chromosome A01, Gossypium_hirsutum_v2.1, whole genome shotgun sequence DNA:
- the LOC107958025 gene encoding serine/threonine-protein kinase BSK6 isoform X1, whose protein sequence is MGARCSKFSICWFQSHLKATVLESSDLDNGGKGEKQTWPSFTEFSLEHMKAATNGFSSDNIVSEHGEKAPNVVYKGKLLKNDLWVAVKRFNKFAWPDPRQFLEEARAVGSLRSERLANLIGCCCEGEERLLVAEFMPHETLAKHLFHWENQPMKWAMRLRVALYLAQALEYCSSKGRALYHDLNAYRILFDNDGNPRLSCFGLMKNSRDGKSYSTNLAFTPPEYLRTGRVTAESVVYSFGTLLLDLMSGKHIPPSHALDLIRGKNFLMLMDSALEGHFSNDDGAELVRLASRCLQYEARERPNAKSLVVSLMSVQKEAEVPSYVLMGIPQGTTSPKQPLSLTPFGEACLRFDLTAIHEILEEKGYQDDEGIANELSFQMWTSQMQDTLNSKKHGDTAFRAKDFTSAINHYTQFIDGGTMVSPTVYARRCLSYLMNDKPQEALGDAVQAQAVSPEWPTVFYLQAACLFSLGMESDAQENLKDGTNLEAKKSKH, encoded by the exons atgggtgcTCGTTGTTCTAAATTCTCTATCTGTTGGTTTCAATCTCACCTGAAAGCTACCGTTCTTGAATCCTCCGATTTGG ATAATGGAGGCAAAGGTGAGAAGCAAACATGGCCGAGTTTCACTGAGTTCAGCTTAGAACATATGAAAGCTGCCACAAATGGATTCTCTTCAGATAACATAGTATCTGAACATGGTGAAAAAGCTCCTAATGTTGTTTACAAAGGGAAGCTCCTCAAAAACGATCTTTGGGTTGCCGTTAAACGTTTCAACAAGTTCGCTTGGCCTGATCCTCGTCAATTCCTG GAGGAAGCGAGAGCTGTTGGGAGTTTAAGGAGTGAACGGTTAGCTAACCTGATTGGTTGCTGTTGTGAAGGCGAGGAAAGATTGTTGGTCGCCGAGTTTATGCCTCATGAAACGTTGGCTAAGCATCTTTTTCACT GGGAAAATCAGCCGATGAAATGGGCAATGAGGTTAAGGGTGGCACTATACTTGGCACAAGCATTGGAGTATTGTAGCAGTAAAGGAAGAGCTTTGTACCATGATCTTAATGCTTACAGGATTTTGTTTGACAAT GATGGTAATCCTAGGCTATCTTgctttggcctaatgaagaatagCAGAGATGGCAAGAGTTATAGTACAAACTTAGCTTTTACACCTCCAGAATATCTAAGAACag GTAGAGTGACGGCTGAAAGCGTTGTATATAGCTTTGGAACCTTGCTGTTAGATCTTATGAGTGGCAAGCATATCCCTCCTAGCCAT GCACTTGACTTGATTCGTGGCAAGAATTTTCTCATGTTGATGGATTCTGCTCTGGAGGGTCATTTCTCTAATGATGATGGAGCAGAGTTAGTTCGGTTAGCTTCTCGTTGTTTACAGTATGAAGCTCGTGAAAGGCCAAATGCGAAGTCACTTGTTGTATCTCTCATGTCAGTTCAGAAGGAAGCAGAG GTACCATCGTATGTTTTGATGGGTATTCCACAAGGAACCACTTCTCCAAAACAGCCACTGTCATTAACTCCTTTTGGAGAGGCTTGCTTGAGGTTTGATCTGACTGCCATACATGAAATATTGGAGGAAAAGGGATACCAAGATGATGAGGGTATCGCAAACGAG CTTTCTTTCCAAATGTGGACCAGCCAAATGCAGGACACCTTGAACTCCAAGAAACATGGAGATACTGCTTTTCGAGCTAAGGATTTCACAAGTGCAATCAATCACTACACACAG TTCATTGATGGCGGAACTATGGTGTCACCAACAGTCTATGCAAGACGCTGCTTGTCGTACTTGATGAATGATAAGCCACAAGAGGCGCTCGGGGATGCTGTGCAAGCACAGGCGGTTTCCCCAGAATGGCCGACCGTGTTCTATCTACAAGCAGCTTGCCTGTTTAGCCTAGGGATGGAAAGCGACGCCCAAGAGAACCTCAAAGATGGCACTAACTTGGAAGCCAAAAAGAGCAAACACTGA
- the LOC107958025 gene encoding serine/threonine-protein kinase BSK5 isoform X2 — translation MGARCSKFSICWFQSHLKATVLESSDLDNGGKGEKQTWPSFTEFSLEHMKAATNGFSSDNIVSEHGEKAPNVVYKGKLLKNDLWVAVKRFNKFAWPDPRQFLEEARAVGSLRSERLANLIGCCCEGEERLLVAEFMPHETLAKHLFHWENQPMKWAMRLRVALYLAQALEYCSSKGRALYHDLNAYRILFDNDGNPRLSCFGLMKNSRDGKSYSTNLAFTPPEYLRTGRVTAESVVYSFGTLLLDLMSGKHIPPSHALDLIRGKNFLMLMDSALEGHFSNDDGAELVRLASRCLQYEARERPNAKSLVVSLMSVQKEAEVPSYVLMGIPQGTTSPKQPLSLTPFGEACLRFDLTAIHEILEEKGYQDDEGIANEPNAGHLELQETWRYCFSS, via the exons atgggtgcTCGTTGTTCTAAATTCTCTATCTGTTGGTTTCAATCTCACCTGAAAGCTACCGTTCTTGAATCCTCCGATTTGG ATAATGGAGGCAAAGGTGAGAAGCAAACATGGCCGAGTTTCACTGAGTTCAGCTTAGAACATATGAAAGCTGCCACAAATGGATTCTCTTCAGATAACATAGTATCTGAACATGGTGAAAAAGCTCCTAATGTTGTTTACAAAGGGAAGCTCCTCAAAAACGATCTTTGGGTTGCCGTTAAACGTTTCAACAAGTTCGCTTGGCCTGATCCTCGTCAATTCCTG GAGGAAGCGAGAGCTGTTGGGAGTTTAAGGAGTGAACGGTTAGCTAACCTGATTGGTTGCTGTTGTGAAGGCGAGGAAAGATTGTTGGTCGCCGAGTTTATGCCTCATGAAACGTTGGCTAAGCATCTTTTTCACT GGGAAAATCAGCCGATGAAATGGGCAATGAGGTTAAGGGTGGCACTATACTTGGCACAAGCATTGGAGTATTGTAGCAGTAAAGGAAGAGCTTTGTACCATGATCTTAATGCTTACAGGATTTTGTTTGACAAT GATGGTAATCCTAGGCTATCTTgctttggcctaatgaagaatagCAGAGATGGCAAGAGTTATAGTACAAACTTAGCTTTTACACCTCCAGAATATCTAAGAACag GTAGAGTGACGGCTGAAAGCGTTGTATATAGCTTTGGAACCTTGCTGTTAGATCTTATGAGTGGCAAGCATATCCCTCCTAGCCAT GCACTTGACTTGATTCGTGGCAAGAATTTTCTCATGTTGATGGATTCTGCTCTGGAGGGTCATTTCTCTAATGATGATGGAGCAGAGTTAGTTCGGTTAGCTTCTCGTTGTTTACAGTATGAAGCTCGTGAAAGGCCAAATGCGAAGTCACTTGTTGTATCTCTCATGTCAGTTCAGAAGGAAGCAGAG GTACCATCGTATGTTTTGATGGGTATTCCACAAGGAACCACTTCTCCAAAACAGCCACTGTCATTAACTCCTTTTGGAGAGGCTTGCTTGAGGTTTGATCTGACTGCCATACATGAAATATTGGAGGAAAAGGGATACCAAGATGATGAGGGTATCGCAAACGAG CCAAATGCAGGACACCTTGAACTCCAAGAAACATGGAGATACTGCTTTTCGAGCTAA
- the LOC107958026 gene encoding uncharacterized protein: MASLKFPIVLFISSLLLHSSLAEMICEDLPKDLCAFSIASSGKRCVLETAVKKDGDVQYQCRTSEVVVERMAEYIETDECVAACGADRNSVGISSDSLLDQQFTAKLCTPACYQKCPNIVDLYFNLAAGEGVFLPDLCNAQRSNPRRSMVELILSSGVAPGPVSSQATAVEAPAPAPMW; this comes from the exons ATGGCTTCTCTCAAATTCCCCATTGTTCTCTTCATTTCTTCTCTTCTCCTCCACTCTTCTCTAG CTGAGATGATTTGTGAAGATTTGCCGAAAGACTTGTGCGCGTTTTCGATAGCCTCATCGGGGAAAAGATGTGTGTTGGAAACGGCGGTGAAGAAAGACGGCGACGTCCAGTATCAATGCCGGACGTCGGAGGTTGTGGTGGAGAGGATGGCGGAGTATATCGAGACTGACGAATGTGTTGCTGCATGTGGCGCCGATAGAAACTCCGTCGGCATTTCATCAGATTCTCTTCTCGATCAACAATTCACCGCCAAGCTTTGTACCCCTGCTTGTTACCAGAAGTGTCCCAATATTGTTGACCTTTACTTCAACTTGGCCGCCGGAGAAG GTGTATTTTTGCCTGATCTTTGCAACGCTCAGCGATCGAACCCACGGCGGAGCATGGTGGAGCTTATATTGAGCTCCGGTGTTGCCCCTGGCCCTGTTTCTAGCCAAGCAACAGCCGTTGAAGCCCCTGCCCCTGCCCCCATGTGGTGA